TGAAAGACGCTTTGAATGAGGCGATGCGCGATTGGGTAACCAATGTGGACGATACTTTCTATATTATCGGTACCGTTGCCGGACCGCATCCGTATCCGGCAATGGTTCGCGATTTTCAGGCCGTAATCGGTCAGGAAGCTCGTGAACAGGTTCTGGAAAAAGAAGGTAAGCTGCCGGATGCGTTAATCGCTTGTGTCGGCGGTGGCTCTAACGCGATCGGACTTTTCCATAAATTCCTGCCGGATGAGGGTGTGGAAATTTACGGTGTCGAACCTGCCGGTCATGGTCTGGATACCGGTGAGCACGCGGCTCCGCTGTGTAAAGGCACGCCGGGTGTTCTGCACGGCAACCGTACCTATCTGATGCAGGATAAGAATGGTCAGATTCTAGGGACGCACTCGATTTCCGCCGGTCTGGATTATCCGGGTGTCGGACCGGAGCATGCCTGGTTGAAAGATGTCGGACGCGTCAATTATGTCGCGATCGATGATGAAGAGGCTTTGCAGGGATTCCGTGACCTGACCCGTTGCGAAGGGATTATTCCGGCGCTTGAATCCTCGCATGCCATTGCTTATGCGACCAAGTTGGCTCCGACGATGAGCAAGGATCAGGTGATTATCGTGAATCTATCCGGTCGAGGTGACAAAGATATGAATACGATAGCCCAGATTGAAGGCTTCGAATTTTAAAAGCTTTTTGCGCTATTGCGAACTTAAATGCCTTTGTTAAAAATTCGCGAAGCCTGCTCATTTACTAAGATGTAAACTGCGCGACTTCGCTGGAATTTTTGCCTTGCCCTTTAAGCTCTCATGACACGCAAAACGCTTTTATGTGGTTTTGATATAGTGTTGAGACCATTTCAATGGATAACTTGAAAATAGAATTATGAGCAGAATTTCACAAAAATTTGCGGATCTGAAAGCGCAGGGTAAAACCGCTTTGATTCCATATGTTACCGCCGGCGATCCTAAGCCGAATGCGACAGTCAGCCTGATGCACCTTCTGGTTGCCAAAGGGGCGGATATGATCGAGTTGGGCGTACCTTTCTCTGATCCGATGGCTGACGGTCCGGTTATTCAGAAAGCGGTTGAACGTGCGTTGGCACATAACGTTTCTATGGATGATGTGCTGGAGATGGTTCGCGAATTTCGTGAAAAAGATGCACAGACGCCGGTTATTCTTATGGGGTATCTGAATCCGGTCGAGCATATGGGGTATGAAGCGTTTGCCAATGCGGCCAGTTCTGTCGGAGTGGATGCCGTTCTGACGGTAGATATGCCGCCGGAAGAATCTTTCGGTTATACGGAAGCCATGCAGGAGCATGATTTAGATCGTATTTTCCTGATTTCCCCGACCACGCCGGTCGGCCGCTTGCGTGCGGTCAATGAGAAGGGAAGTGGTTTTGCCTACTATGTCTCTCTCAAAGGGGTAACCGGTTCGCGCGATGTGGATGCTGATGATGTTGCCGTGCAGATGCAACGTTTGAAAGGCGAAGTCGATCTGCCTATGGGGATCGGTTTCGGTATCCGTAACGGTGATGCCGCTTATGCAATGGCTAAGCAGGGAGATGCGGTTATTGTCGGTTCGGCGCTGGTCAGCCTGATTGAAGCAAACGAGCATAAAGATTTGTATGAAATCGAATTGGCGATCGGCAACAAGATGCAGGAATTCCGTAACGCGATTGATCGCGCAGATGCAGAATAACAAGAATTTAAAGGGGCAGTAAGATGAATTGGTTTGAAAAAATTTTACCAAGTATCAAACAGGTTACGGAACGTAAAAAGTCAGTACCGGAAGGGTTGTGGACCAAATGTCCGAAGTGCGAAGCGACTTTGTATCGCGCTGAGGTAGCCCGTAATCAGGAAGTTTGTCCAAAATGCGATCATCATATGCGTTTGGGTGGACGTGCCCGTTTGGAAGCTTTTTTCGATGAAGGTTCATTTAATGAATTCGCGGCTGATGTGAGCCCGGTCGATGCACTGAAATTCAGAGATTTGAAAAAATACAAAGACCGTATCGCTCAGGCTCAGCGAGCAACGGGTGAAAAGGATGCGTTGATTACCGCTCAAGGAACGATTGACGGTCTGCCAGTGGTTGCCGCGGCTTTCGATTTTCGCTTTATGGGCGGTTCCATGGGGTCGGTTGTCGGTGAAAAGTTTGTCCGTGCCGTCAATCAGGCAATTGAATCCCGTTCGCCGTTTATCTGTTTCTCGGCCAGTGGTGGTGCTCGTATGCAAGAGGCGTTGTTCTCCTTGATGCAGATGGCCAAAACTTCCGCTGCACTAGGGCGTCTACGCGCTCAAGGACTG
The genomic region above belongs to Thiomicrorhabdus xiamenensis and contains:
- the trpB gene encoding tryptophan synthase subunit beta gives rise to the protein MSKDSPTIDYAKFPDEHGHFGPYGGIFAPETLMAALEQLNQEYESVKNDPVFLDELAQDLRDYVGRPTPLYFAKRWSEELGGAKIYLKREDLNHTGAHKVNNTIGQALLAKRLGKKRIIAETGAGQHGVASATVAARLGLECVVYMGADDVVRQAPNVARMKMLGATVVAVESGSRTLKDALNEAMRDWVTNVDDTFYIIGTVAGPHPYPAMVRDFQAVIGQEAREQVLEKEGKLPDALIACVGGGSNAIGLFHKFLPDEGVEIYGVEPAGHGLDTGEHAAPLCKGTPGVLHGNRTYLMQDKNGQILGTHSISAGLDYPGVGPEHAWLKDVGRVNYVAIDDEEALQGFRDLTRCEGIIPALESSHAIAYATKLAPTMSKDQVIIVNLSGRGDKDMNTIAQIEGFEF
- the trpA gene encoding tryptophan synthase subunit alpha; translation: MSRISQKFADLKAQGKTALIPYVTAGDPKPNATVSLMHLLVAKGADMIELGVPFSDPMADGPVIQKAVERALAHNVSMDDVLEMVREFREKDAQTPVILMGYLNPVEHMGYEAFANAASSVGVDAVLTVDMPPEESFGYTEAMQEHDLDRIFLISPTTPVGRLRAVNEKGSGFAYYVSLKGVTGSRDVDADDVAVQMQRLKGEVDLPMGIGFGIRNGDAAYAMAKQGDAVIVGSALVSLIEANEHKDLYEIELAIGNKMQEFRNAIDRADAE
- the accD gene encoding acetyl-CoA carboxylase, carboxyltransferase subunit beta encodes the protein MNWFEKILPSIKQVTERKKSVPEGLWTKCPKCEATLYRAEVARNQEVCPKCDHHMRLGGRARLEAFFDEGSFNEFAADVSPVDALKFRDLKKYKDRIAQAQRATGEKDALITAQGTIDGLPVVAAAFDFRFMGGSMGSVVGEKFVRAVNQAIESRSPFICFSASGGARMQEALFSLMQMAKTSAALGRLRAQGLPFISVLTDPTMGGVSASFAMLGDLNVAEPKALIGFAGPRVIEQTVREKLPEGFQRSEFLLEHGAIDRIIHRHDLNPELASICKMLLNQAV